One window of the Amycolatopsis mediterranei genome contains the following:
- the htpG gene encoding molecular chaperone HtpG, with translation MTAPIETLEFQSEARQLLQLMIHSIYSNKDTFLRELVSNASDALDKLRLESYRDKDLEADTADLHIAIETDPEARTLTVRDNGIGMTREEVVALIGTIAKSGTADFLTKLKEAKDAAASQDLIGQFGVGFYASFMVADKVTLVTRRAGTAEGVRWESTGEGTYTIQPVEDAPQGTAVTLHLKPEDTEDHLYDYTSAAKIREIVKKYSDFITWPIRMRGDGEDAEVETVNSMKALWARSSSEVSEDEYHEFYKHVSHDWQDPLETIRLQAEGTFEYQALLFLPSHAPMDLFLRERKRGVQLYVKRVFIMDDCESLVPEYLRFVKGVVDAQDLSLNVSREILQQDRQIQLIRRRLVKKVLSTVKTMMTADAEKYATFWREFGRAVKEGLLDDFENREVILEISSFASTHDAEKPTSLRDYVERMKDGQQHIYYMTGESRSAIENSPHMEAFRAKGFEVLVLTDPIDEMWVDSVPGFDGKQFQSIAKGQVDLESEEDKKATEVAREQQNKDFESLLTWLGTALGETVKEVRLSSRLTTSPACIVGDTHDLTPTLEKMYRAMGQELPPIKRILELNPEHGLVRGLREAHASRPDDEGLAETAELLYGMALLAEGGELADPSRFIKLLAGRLEKTL, from the coding sequence GTGACTGCCCCGATCGAGACGCTGGAGTTCCAGTCGGAAGCGCGTCAGCTGCTCCAGCTGATGATCCATTCGATCTATTCGAACAAGGACACGTTCCTGCGGGAGCTCGTGTCCAACGCCTCCGACGCCCTCGACAAGCTGCGGCTGGAGTCGTACCGCGACAAGGACCTCGAGGCGGACACGGCCGACCTGCACATCGCGATCGAGACCGATCCGGAGGCGCGGACCCTGACGGTGCGCGACAACGGCATCGGCATGACCCGCGAGGAGGTCGTCGCCCTGATCGGGACGATCGCCAAGTCCGGCACCGCCGATTTCCTGACCAAGCTCAAGGAGGCGAAGGACGCCGCGGCGTCGCAGGACCTGATCGGGCAGTTCGGCGTCGGGTTCTACGCGAGCTTCATGGTCGCGGACAAGGTCACCCTCGTGACGCGCCGCGCCGGCACCGCCGAGGGCGTCCGCTGGGAGTCGACCGGCGAAGGCACGTACACGATCCAGCCGGTCGAAGACGCGCCCCAGGGCACCGCGGTCACGCTGCACCTCAAGCCCGAGGACACCGAGGACCACCTCTACGACTACACGTCCGCGGCGAAGATCCGCGAGATCGTCAAGAAGTACTCCGACTTCATCACCTGGCCCATCCGGATGCGGGGCGACGGCGAAGACGCCGAGGTCGAGACCGTCAACTCGATGAAGGCGCTGTGGGCGCGCTCGTCGAGCGAGGTCAGCGAAGACGAGTACCACGAGTTCTACAAGCACGTCAGCCACGACTGGCAGGACCCGCTCGAGACGATCCGGCTGCAGGCCGAGGGCACCTTCGAGTACCAGGCGCTGCTGTTCCTGCCCTCGCACGCGCCGATGGACCTGTTCCTGCGGGAGCGCAAGCGCGGCGTGCAGCTGTACGTGAAGCGCGTGTTCATCATGGACGACTGCGAGTCGCTCGTTCCCGAGTACCTGCGGTTCGTCAAGGGCGTCGTCGACGCCCAGGACCTCTCGCTCAACGTCTCGCGGGAGATCCTGCAGCAGGACCGGCAGATCCAGCTGATCCGCCGTCGCCTGGTGAAGAAGGTGCTTTCGACGGTCAAGACGATGATGACCGCCGACGCCGAGAAGTACGCGACGTTCTGGCGTGAATTCGGCCGCGCGGTCAAGGAAGGCCTGCTCGACGACTTCGAGAACCGCGAAGTCATTCTCGAGATCTCGTCGTTCGCCTCGACGCACGACGCCGAGAAGCCGACTTCGCTGCGCGACTACGTCGAGCGGATGAAGGACGGCCAGCAGCACATCTACTACATGACCGGCGAATCGCGCTCGGCGATCGAGAACTCGCCGCACATGGAGGCGTTCCGGGCCAAGGGCTTCGAGGTGCTGGTGCTGACCGACCCGATCGACGAGATGTGGGTCGACTCGGTGCCGGGCTTCGACGGCAAGCAGTTCCAGTCGATCGCCAAGGGCCAGGTCGACCTCGAGTCGGAGGAAGACAAGAAGGCCACCGAGGTCGCCCGCGAACAGCAGAACAAGGACTTCGAGAGCCTGCTGACGTGGCTGGGGACGGCGCTGGGCGAGACCGTCAAGGAGGTCCGCCTGTCGTCGCGGCTGACGACGTCGCCGGCCTGCATCGTCGGCGACACACACGACCTGACCCCGACGCTGGAGAAGATGTACCGCGCGATGGGGCAGGAGCTGCCCCCGATCAAGCGCATCCTCGAGCTCAACCCGGAGCACGGACTGGTCAGGGGGCTGCGCGAGGCGCACGCTTCCCGGCCGGACGACGAGGGCCTGGCCGAAACGGCCGAGCTGCTCTACGGCATGGCACTGCTGGCCGAAGGCGGCGAACTGGCCGACCCGTCGCGGTTCATCAAGCTGCTGGCCGGCCGGCTGGAGAAGACGCTCTGA
- a CDS encoding glycoside hydrolase family 76 protein, with protein MHFLVSLMALALAATPTPAPSVAPLATICNKYCDARDPASSPGDREGSSAGVGGRRISLHLDDGDAMGWAAITGGGAGDHVWLDRSFDAGRTWASGSKLGDTATPSGATGWRTLMYNADDWANKGVGLLRACGQPAGSGTIACTGWARPTWNAWDRRTAAATALMERYNLGTGLFDTTGWWNSANAITAVIDNARISGMGSYRYAIDTTYTKNLATQGGQFRNDYLDDTGWWGLAWVDAYDLTGDGKYLNTARADADHMYAYWDGVCGGGVWWSTSRTYKNAIPNSLYIQLNAALHNRIPGDSVYLSRARAGWSWFAGSGMINGSNLVNDGLTTSTCANNGQAVWSYNQGVPLTALTELSRATGDASLLTKARAMANASTTNASLNPGGILRDPGETAGGGGGDGPTFKGVYVRDLAALNAALADHPYTAYLQRQANSAYANDRNSADAYGLMWAGPFDQPDAARQQSALDLMNAAP; from the coding sequence ACGCCGACACCGGCGCCGTCCGTCGCGCCGCTCGCGACGATCTGCAACAAGTACTGCGACGCGAGGGATCCCGCATCGTCGCCAGGCGACCGCGAAGGCTCCTCGGCCGGCGTCGGCGGCCGCCGGATCTCCCTGCACCTCGACGACGGCGACGCCATGGGCTGGGCGGCGATCACCGGTGGCGGCGCCGGCGACCACGTCTGGCTGGACCGCTCGTTCGACGCCGGGCGCACGTGGGCGTCGGGCAGCAAGCTCGGCGACACCGCGACACCGTCCGGGGCGACGGGCTGGCGGACGCTGATGTACAACGCCGACGACTGGGCGAACAAGGGGGTCGGGCTGCTGCGCGCGTGCGGGCAGCCCGCGGGGTCGGGGACCATCGCCTGCACCGGCTGGGCCCGTCCGACCTGGAACGCGTGGGACCGCCGCACCGCGGCCGCGACGGCGCTGATGGAGCGCTACAACCTCGGCACCGGCCTGTTCGACACGACCGGGTGGTGGAACTCGGCGAACGCGATCACCGCGGTGATCGACAACGCCCGGATCAGCGGCATGGGCAGCTACCGCTATGCGATCGACACGACGTACACGAAGAACCTCGCGACCCAGGGCGGCCAGTTCCGCAACGACTACCTCGACGACACGGGCTGGTGGGGCCTGGCGTGGGTGGACGCCTACGACCTGACGGGCGACGGCAAGTACCTGAACACCGCCCGAGCGGACGCGGACCACATGTACGCGTACTGGGACGGCGTCTGCGGCGGCGGGGTCTGGTGGAGCACGAGCCGCACCTACAAGAACGCCATTCCGAACTCGCTGTACATCCAGCTGAACGCGGCGCTGCACAACCGGATCCCGGGCGACTCGGTGTACCTGTCGCGAGCCCGGGCGGGCTGGAGCTGGTTCGCCGGCAGCGGGATGATCAACGGCTCGAACCTGGTCAACGACGGCCTGACCACGTCCACGTGCGCGAACAACGGCCAGGCGGTGTGGTCGTACAATCAGGGCGTGCCGTTGACGGCGCTGACCGAGCTCTCCCGCGCCACCGGCGACGCGAGCCTGCTGACGAAGGCCCGCGCGATGGCGAACGCGTCGACGACGAACGCGTCACTCAACCCGGGCGGGATCCTGCGCGACCCGGGCGAGACGGCCGGCGGGGGCGGGGGCGACGGCCCGACGTTCAAGGGCGTGTACGTCCGGGACCTCGCGGCGCTGAACGCGGCCTTGGCGGATCATCCGTACACGGCCTACCTGCAGCGGCAGGCGAATTCGGCGTACGCGAACGACCGGAACAGCGCGGACGCGTACGGGCTGATGTGGGCGGGCCCGTTCGACCAGCCCGACGCGGCCCGGCAGCAGAGCGCACTGGACCTGATGAACGCGGCCCCGTGA